From Bradysia coprophila strain Holo2 unplaced genomic scaffold, BU_Bcop_v1 contig_324, whole genome shotgun sequence, the proteins below share one genomic window:
- the LOC119079676 gene encoding trypsin alpha-3-like, producing MKLLIVLLAVVAGALAANIRGKSHNGLRSILVEQGVIRSKEFRRRDIGTRIVGGNPGDINQIPYIIALHEIGWGQICGGVIITATRALTAAHCTEWFPEYPLEVQAGSNNIHTGGQRVLVTAAIDHPQYDDWTLDNDISVLYLAGALNLALPGIATIAMPAQGAGTAVGTSARVSGWGALYEGHPGVDYLRYVFVPVISNADCNALNGGGITAGMICAGFPEGGRDACQGDSGGPLTAGNQVIGVVSWGWGCARPNSPGVYARVSYYRNWIDSNL from the exons ATGAAGTTGTTAATAGTGTTACTCGCAGTGGTTGCTGGTGCTTTAG ctGCCAACATACGAGGGAAGAGTCATAATGGATTACGATCTATACTCGTTGAACAAGGTGTAATCCGCTCAAAAGAATTTAGACGTCGTGATATTGGCACACGAATTGTAGGAGGCAATCCTGGAGATATCAACCAAATCCCATATATTATTGCCTTGCAT GAAATCGGATGGGGTCAAATCTGTGGCGGAGTTATTATTACTGCTACTCGAGCTTTAACTGCAGCCCATTGTACAGAATGGTTCCCCGAATATCCGCTAGAAGTCCAGGCTGGTTCAAATAACATTCACACAGGTGGACAAAGAGTGCTTGTTACCGCTGCCATCGATCATCCGCAATACGATGATTGGACATTAGACAATGACATCTCAGTTCTATATCTAGCTGGAGCACTGAATTTAGCACTTCCCGGTATAGCTACAATTGCAATGCCAGCACAAGGAGCCGGGACGGCCGTTGGTACATCTGCAAGAGTATCTGGTTGGGGTGCTTTATACGAAGGCCATCCAGGCGTAGACTATTTGCGTTATGTATTCGTACCTGTTATATCCAATGCAGATTGTAACGCACTGAACGGTGGAGGTATTACAGCAGGCATGATTTGTGCAGGTTTTCCCGAGG GTGGTCGAGACGCATGTCAAGGCGATTCAGGTGGTCCATTGACAGCTGGCAATCAAGTTATCGGTGTTGTTTCCTGG GGATGGGGATGTGCTAGACCAAATTCCCCGGGAGTGTACGCTCGAGTTTCATATTACAGAAACTGGATCGATAGTAATCTATAG